The genome window CCGGCCGGGCGGCGCACCCTGGCCATCGAGATCGGGATGCAGAACGCAGGCATGGGAGTGATCCTGGCCCTGACCCATTTCAAGAACATGAGCGGCGTGGCCCTGCCCTCGGCCATTTTCACGGTATGGTGCATAATCACGGCCAGCCTGTTCACCCTGGGGGCCCCGGGACAGAGGCAGACGGCGCAGGCCGCTCCGCCCGGACCGGAAAGCCGCTCCTGAGAATATTGCCTCGGGTGGAGCACCGATGAAACGTGTTTTCCTTCTGCTGGTCCTGCTGGCCGGGACACTTTGCCCGGCGTCCCCCCTTCGGGCCCACAGCCGTGACATGCAGAACCTTGAGCGCCTGACCGAGTTGCGGCTCCGTCCGGATGGGGTGGACCTGAGAGTGGGACTCCAGTACCGTGAGTTCCCCGGACTGGCCGTGCGCGGCGCCATGGACTCGGATGCGGACGGTGTGATCAGCCCGCAGGAGCAGGGCCGCTACCTGGCCGCCCTGCGTGACAGCCTGCTGGGCAATGTTTCACTGAGCTTGAACGGTACAGCCCTGCGCCTGGAACCGTCCACAGAGCCGCAAGTGGAGTATTTCGGGCCGCCGCGGCGGTTGCCGCAGCATCTGGACCTGACTTTCGATTACTCGGCCGTCTGCAGCGTGCCCGCCGATTCCACGCACCCGTCGCTCCTCAGCCTGGAAAACCGCAACGACCGGCCCGAGCCGGGACGGGAAAGCTTTGTCCTGATCGCGGAGGAGGCGGTGCGGGTCGTCTGGACAAGCCTGGACTCGACAGCCAGCCCGGTGGGGCCGGAGAGCCTGCGCCGGGTGCGCCTGGGGTTCAGCCGGGTGGAGGGCGCCGCGCTGGAGCGTGGGACACAGGGAGCCAGCCCCTGGCGACTGGTCCTGGACCGCTGGACCGAGCGGGCTGCGGGGGGCACGGCCTCGTCCCCGCCTGTTGCAGCGGGACACAGTGAAGAAGAGGGCAAGCGGCAGGGTGCGTTCCAGAACAGAGTCAGCCGCTTTTTCGAGCAGGGGAGCGCGGGCGGCGCGGCGCTCTGGCTGCTCCTGCTGGCGGCCTTTGTCTACGGCGGGTTCCACGCCCTGGAGCCGGGCCACGCCAAGACCATCACCGCGGTCTACCTTCTGGGCAGCGGCCAGCGCTGGCCGCGGGCCCTTCTGCTGGCTCTCACAGTCACCCTGACCCACACCGGCGGGGTGTTCCTGCTGGCCCTGGTCACCAGCCTGGCCTGGGGCGGAGCTCCCGGCCCGGCGGTCCAGGCCGCGCTGGGCGGGATCTCGGGCGCGATTATCCTGGCCCTGGGCCTGCAACGTCTGCGCGCCGGAGCGGCCGGGCACACGCATCCGCACAGCCATCCTCACCCGCACGGACACGCGCATTCAGAGGCCGGAGAACACTCGCATGCACATGATGAGAAAGGCTCGAAACGGGGGGTGATCTGGCTGGGAGTGGCGGGAGGACTGGCGCCCTGTCCGGGAGCGCTCTGGATTTATTTCCTGGCCCTGGGTTTCGGCCGCCCGGCCCTGGCCGTGCTGCTGATCCTGGCGCTCAGCCTGGGTCTGGCCGCGGTGCTGGTGACGGTGGGCCTGGTCTCGCTCTACCTGGGCGACATTTTCGCAGCAGGGAAGGGCGCCGCACCGGCCTGGGTCACACGCTCGCGTTCACTTTCCGCTCTCTGGCGCGCCGGCGCGAAGGCTTTCCACGCCGCACCCGCAGTGGCCGGGGTGCTGCTGGTGCTGGTGGGCTCGTTCATGCTCTGGCGCAGCCTGGGCGAGCTGGGCCTGAGCGGACTTATCAACTGATTGCCGGGCCTGAAGGCTCAGGCCGACGTTTCCCGTGACAGCGGTCCGTCCGGGATTATTATCCCGCCCTCCTCGGCCCCGCCCAGCACCTCACTGCGTCCGCTCAGGTACAGGGCCACGCTCAGGGCGCAGCAGACCGCATCCAGCTCGTGGTCGCTCATCCGTTCCGTGATCCCCTCGATCCCCAGCCCGATCAGCCCCTGGCGCAGGCTTTCGACACCCCGGCCCTTGCGCGGCACGCCCCAGACATCCTGGCTCGCGCCGGGGTAGGTTTCCAGGCAGCGCAGGCCACGGCGCTCCAGCTCCTGTTTCATCCTTATCCCGCGCATGGTGAGGGCGCGCATCGGGCCGAGGGTGATCGGGAAGAAGCGTATCCCGCGCTGACGGAGGGCCAGGTCGCAGGGACGGTAGTGGCATCCGTTGCGCTCCTCCAGGCTGGCGCGACCAGGCGGCAGACAGAGCGGAGCGTCGATACCCACCACCTTTATACCGCTGGCCACGAGGAAAGCCACAATTTCGTCATCCGTGAACAGGTCATGGCTGTCTTGTATACGGAGGCCGCAGGTGAGCACCGCGCCGCTCGGACGGTGCTCCACTCCGGCCAGATCGAGGCCTGCGGCGCACGGGAGGCTGAGAGTGTTATTCATTGACTGGTCCGGTCGAGGTGTTATAATAGACGCAGGTCAAGATAAGGTGGACGACGTGTCGGGCGCAATGTTCGAAGCCTGTGACGCCGTACCGCTCGAATCCCCCCAATTAATTCCCTGGAAAGGATTTGCCAGATGAACCGGGTCAGACCTTTGGTTGAACGGTCTTTTCCCGCCGTGGCGGCGCTGTTGTCGCTGGGCCTTGCCTTTTTGCCCTCCGTCCTGGAGGCCGAGCTCTATTTCCGCCAGTCCACCAGCTATGTCACCCTGGGCAACGACAGGCTGGAGGTGACCCTTTCGGCTGAGGACGGCACGATCCGTCACCTGCTGAATAAGCCGGACACGGTGGATTACTGCAACCAGGTGGTTGAGACTGTCTGGCCCGAGACCAACGTCCCAGTGGGCGAGCGTATCGGCGGGGTGATGGTCTGCGATGACCTGACCCGCCGCACTTTCTCCGACCTGGAGAGCGCGGCCCTGGTCTCGAACCTGAACATCCGGCGGAGTGACAGCGTGATTGTCTGCACTTTTGAGAAAGTGTTCGAGGGTGCGGATTTCACGGTCAAGCAGAGTTTCACCCTCAGCGAGGACAACCTGCG of bacterium contains these proteins:
- a CDS encoding sulfite exporter TauE/SafE family protein gives rise to the protein MKRVFLLLVLLAGTLCPASPLRAHSRDMQNLERLTELRLRPDGVDLRVGLQYREFPGLAVRGAMDSDADGVISPQEQGRYLAALRDSLLGNVSLSLNGTALRLEPSTEPQVEYFGPPRRLPQHLDLTFDYSAVCSVPADSTHPSLLSLENRNDRPEPGRESFVLIAEEAVRVVWTSLDSTASPVGPESLRRVRLGFSRVEGAALERGTQGASPWRLVLDRWTERAAGGTASSPPVAAGHSEEEGKRQGAFQNRVSRFFEQGSAGGAALWLLLLAAFVYGGFHALEPGHAKTITAVYLLGSGQRWPRALLLALTVTLTHTGGVFLLALVTSLAWGGAPGPAVQAALGGISGAIILALGLQRLRAGAAGHTHPHSHPHPHGHAHSEAGEHSHAHDEKGSKRGVIWLGVAGGLAPCPGALWIYFLALGFGRPALAVLLILALSLGLAAVLVTVGLVSLYLGDIFAAGKGAAPAWVTRSRSLSALWRAGAKAFHAAPAVAGVLLVLVGSFMLWRSLGELGLSGLIN
- a CDS encoding DUF429 domain-containing protein → MNNTLSLPCAAGLDLAGVEHRPSGAVLTCGLRIQDSHDLFTDDEIVAFLVASGIKVVGIDAPLCLPPGRASLEERNGCHYRPCDLALRQRGIRFFPITLGPMRALTMRGIRMKQELERRGLRCLETYPGASQDVWGVPRKGRGVESLRQGLIGLGIEGITERMSDHELDAVCCALSVALYLSGRSEVLGGAEEGGIIIPDGPLSRETSA